In Lachnospiraceae bacterium, one DNA window encodes the following:
- a CDS encoding ABC transporter substrate-binding protein, with translation MKNKKLLAFALSMAVAAGCTACGGGQASTDTSAAGSSGSTQAESSSTGDNTVIVAMGSGFSTLDPGYVYEKYPQLIVNACYENLFKFYENNGTPQPCLADTYEFSEDGLTLTVKLKDGLTFASGNKITSADVAFSINRTKNLKGNPSFICDTIESIETPDDATVIFHLNQPDSAILSKLTYSSLAILDSAVVKENGGTDAEDASSTDTAQSFLDNASAGSGMYILTSYTPDEEVVLEKNPNYWGTSTNVDKYILKIQPDANTQMMTLSAGDIDVALNLTDDTLEELGSAENVEIVNGTTKMIGFVMMNMNEEYGGPVSNPDVQKAIRKALDYSGIRMICGDGTLTPYSIIQDGFMGSKGTRPDDYTNIEEAKQLLADAGYPDGFDVDMTVSDLDMEGILLTDLAQKVKDDLSQIGINVNITTEAWAAGYGDAYRNGTLGFTVMYWGVDYSDPNVQLEFLPGGTVGLRGGWTAEMNPELAAMSQEAMEATDNDARTQVLENIQDAMYEDGPFIVIAQAPAHIAHSTRLDGVDIFDSYTIDLTAINVK, from the coding sequence ATGAAAAACAAAAAGCTCTTAGCCTTCGCCCTCTCCATGGCAGTTGCAGCAGGCTGCACGGCATGTGGCGGCGGACAGGCATCCACAGACACTTCTGCAGCAGGTTCATCTGGCAGCACCCAGGCAGAAAGCAGTTCCACCGGCGACAACACTGTTATCGTTGCCATGGGTTCCGGCTTCTCCACTCTGGATCCTGGTTATGTTTACGAAAAGTACCCACAGCTGATCGTAAATGCCTGCTATGAAAACCTGTTTAAGTTCTACGAAAACAATGGCACACCACAGCCTTGTCTGGCAGATACTTACGAGTTTTCTGAAGACGGCTTAACATTGACTGTCAAGTTAAAAGACGGCCTGACCTTTGCAAGTGGCAATAAGATCACATCTGCTGATGTTGCATTCAGCATCAACCGTACCAAGAACTTAAAGGGAAATCCTTCTTTCATCTGCGATACCATTGAAAGCATTGAAACTCCAGATGATGCTACTGTGATCTTCCACTTAAACCAGCCTGACAGTGCCATTCTCTCCAAGCTGACTTACAGTTCTCTGGCTATCCTTGACAGCGCTGTTGTAAAGGAAAATGGCGGTACTGATGCAGAAGATGCTTCTTCCACTGATACTGCACAGAGCTTCCTTGATAATGCAAGTGCAGGAAGCGGCATGTACATCCTGACCAGCTACACTCCCGATGAGGAAGTTGTTCTGGAAAAGAACCCGAATTACTGGGGTACTTCTACTAATGTAGACAAGTACATTTTAAAGATCCAGCCAGATGCAAATACCCAGATGATGACTTTATCTGCCGGAGATATTGATGTTGCATTAAACCTGACTGACGATACTTTAGAGGAACTGGGATCTGCTGAAAATGTTGAGATTGTAAACGGAACCACAAAGATGATCGGTTTCGTTATGATGAACATGAATGAAGAATACGGCGGACCTGTTTCCAATCCAGATGTGCAGAAAGCCATCCGCAAGGCTTTAGATTACTCCGGAATCCGCATGATCTGCGGTGACGGCACCTTAACTCCATATTCTATCATTCAGGACGGATTTATGGGAAGCAAGGGAACACGCCCAGATGACTACACTAACATCGAAGAAGCAAAGCAGCTGTTAGCTGACGCCGGTTATCCGGACGGCTTTGACGTAGATATGACTGTTTCTGACCTGGATATGGAAGGCATCCTTTTAACTGACCTGGCCCAGAAGGTAAAAGATGACTTATCCCAGATCGGCATTAATGTAAATATCACAACAGAAGCATGGGCAGCAGGCTACGGCGATGCTTACAGAAACGGAACTCTTGGCTTTACTGTTATGTACTGGGGCGTAGATTACAGCGATCCTAACGTACAGCTGGAATTCCTTCCAGGCGGTACTGTAGGACTAAGAGGCGGATGGACTGCTGAAATGAACCCGGAACTGGCTGCAATGTCCCAGGAAGCAATGGAAGCAACTGACAATGATGCCCGCACCCAGGTTCTGGAAAATATCCAGGATGCAATGTATGAGGATGGTCCGTTCATCGTGATCGCACAGGCTCCTGCTCATATTGCCCACAGCACCAGATTAGATGGCGTAGATATCTTTGATTCCTATACCATTGATCTGACTGCAATAAACGTAAAGTAA
- a CDS encoding ATP-binding cassette domain-containing protein, with product MADESKNKDVLVHADHVKVYFKGKDKKSGTVRAVDDISFDIFAGETFGVVGESGCGKSTLGRTLIRLIPATDGHVYLDGEDISGLKGKALKQMRKKAQIIFQDPSACLNPRRTVRQILMEPFQIHHMTGSMDVDARIEELLHLVGLDTYHLSRYPHELSGGQKQRIGIARALALEPKLIICDEAVSALDVSVQAQVLNLLQELKERLGLTYFFISHNLNVVYQVSDRVGVMYLGKMVEIAAYDQLYEKRYHPYTEALLSAIPQVDADDRTERIHLTGEVPSPSNPPSGCPFHTRCPKACDICSKEIPQLKEIEKGHFVACHLYQ from the coding sequence ATGGCTGATGAAAGCAAGAACAAAGACGTACTGGTCCACGCAGACCATGTAAAAGTATATTTTAAAGGAAAAGACAAAAAATCCGGCACAGTACGTGCCGTAGACGATATTTCATTTGATATTTTCGCAGGGGAGACCTTCGGCGTAGTTGGTGAGTCCGGCTGCGGAAAAAGTACCTTAGGACGCACCCTGATCCGCCTGATCCCCGCTACTGACGGCCACGTTTATCTGGACGGGGAAGATATTTCCGGTTTAAAGGGAAAAGCCTTAAAGCAGATGCGTAAGAAAGCCCAGATCATTTTCCAGGATCCTTCCGCATGCTTAAATCCAAGACGTACGGTGCGCCAGATCCTTATGGAACCTTTCCAGATCCACCATATGACAGGTTCCATGGACGTAGACGCAAGGATCGAGGAGCTGCTTCACTTAGTAGGTCTTGACACCTACCATTTAAGCCGTTATCCACACGAGCTTTCCGGCGGTCAGAAACAGCGTATCGGTATTGCAAGAGCACTGGCCTTAGAACCAAAGCTTATTATCTGCGATGAAGCAGTTTCTGCTCTTGACGTATCTGTCCAGGCACAGGTCTTAAACCTGCTCCAGGAATTAAAAGAACGTCTGGGACTGACCTATTTCTTCATCTCCCACAACTTAAACGTTGTTTACCAGGTCAGTGACCGTGTAGGTGTTATGTATCTGGGAAAAATGGTGGAGATCGCCGCTTATGACCAGCTATATGAGAAACGTTATCATCCTTATACAGAGGCTCTTTTATCTGCTATTCCCCAGGTTGATGCAGATGACAGGACAGAACGCATCCACTTAACAGGTGAAGTTCCAAGTCCTTCTAACCCGCCTTCCGGCTGCCCGTTCCACACCCGCTGTCCGAAAGCCTGTGATATCTGCTCCAAAGAGATCCCACAGTTAAAAGAGATTGAAAAAGGTCATTTTGTGGCATGTCATTTATATCAGTAA